In Xenorhabdus poinarii G6, the following are encoded in one genomic region:
- the rapA gene encoding RNA polymerase-associated protein RapA, which produces MPFTLGQRWISDTESELGLGTVVALDARMVTLLFPASGENRLYARNDSPITRVMFNVGDTVTSHDGWKLKIDDVQQDNNLLIYVGTRLDTEEENVCLREVFLDSKLTFNKPQDRLFAGQIDRMDRFALRFRARKHQSEQFRLAESGLRGIRASLIPHQLHIANEVGKRHAPRVLLADEVGLGKTIEAGMIIHQQLMAGRAERVLIIVPESLQHQWLVEMLRRFNLRFSLFDDGRYSEALLDSDNPFETEQWVICSLDFVRRNKQRFELLLEASWDLMVVDEAHHLAWSEKSPSREYQVIEQLAEQIPAVLLLTATPEQLGQESHFARLRLLDPNRFHDYQSFIDEQQQYRPVADSVTLLLSGETLNNDQQNAIVELISEQDIEPRLKAANSHQGEESENARRELITMLMDRHGTSRLLFRNTRSGVKGFPHRELREIKLPLPAQYQTAIKVSEIMGAKKTVEARAKDMLYPERIYQEFEGENATWWNFDPRVEWLMGFLMANRDEKVLVICAKAETALQLEQVLREREGIRSAVFHEGLSLLERDRAAAYFASEEEGAQVLLCSEIGSEGRNFQFANQLVMFDLPFNPDLLEQRIGRLDRIGQNRDINISVPYLENTAQSILLRWYHEGLDAFEHTCPTGRAIYDKYYETLLNFLAKPNVQTGFNEFIIECREHHEKLKQQLEQGRDRLLEMNSNGGEQGQKLAEKIAAQDNDTDLVNFSLNLFDIIGINQEDRCDNIIALHPSDHMLVPDFPGLPKDGCSITFDREKALSREDTQFLSWEHPIIRNGLDLILSGDTGSCAVSILKNKALPVGTLLVELIYVVEAQAPKHLQLTRFLPPTPVRLLLDLKGTNLAPQVEFESFNRQLNAINRHNASKLVNAVQKEVHTILQLSESLVEEQARALIEKAKKEADDVLSAELSRLEALKAVNPNIRDDELAATEAEHKHLLLNLDQANWRLDAIRLVVVSHQ; this is translated from the coding sequence ATGCCATTTACTCTTGGTCAACGCTGGATAAGCGATACAGAAAGCGAACTTGGATTAGGTACCGTCGTCGCGCTTGATGCGCGTATGGTGACGTTACTTTTCCCTGCCAGCGGAGAAAACCGTCTTTACGCACGCAATGATTCACCCATTACCCGCGTTATGTTTAATGTAGGCGATACGGTGACCAGTCACGATGGCTGGAAGCTCAAGATTGACGATGTTCAGCAAGATAATAACCTGCTGATCTATGTCGGTACTCGTCTGGACACTGAAGAAGAAAATGTCTGCTTACGGGAAGTTTTCCTGGATAGCAAGCTAACGTTTAATAAGCCACAAGATCGCCTGTTCGCGGGGCAAATAGACCGAATGGATCGCTTTGCTTTGCGTTTTCGCGCCCGTAAACACCAAAGTGAGCAGTTCCGTCTGGCAGAAAGCGGCCTGCGTGGTATTCGTGCCAGTTTGATCCCTCACCAATTACACATTGCTAATGAGGTAGGTAAACGTCACGCACCTCGTGTATTGCTGGCAGATGAAGTGGGGTTGGGTAAGACCATTGAGGCGGGGATGATTATCCATCAGCAATTAATGGCCGGACGCGCAGAGCGGGTATTAATCATTGTGCCAGAAAGCCTGCAACATCAATGGCTGGTAGAAATGCTGCGCCGTTTTAATCTGCGTTTTTCGCTGTTTGATGATGGCCGCTACAGCGAAGCGTTGCTTGACAGTGACAATCCATTCGAAACAGAGCAATGGGTGATCTGTTCCCTGGATTTTGTTCGCCGCAATAAACAACGTTTTGAACTGCTGCTGGAAGCCAGTTGGGATTTGATGGTCGTCGATGAGGCTCACCATCTGGCATGGAGCGAAAAATCCCCCAGCCGTGAATATCAGGTGATTGAACAATTGGCAGAACAAATTCCGGCCGTCTTGCTACTGACCGCGACGCCAGAGCAGTTGGGACAGGAAAGCCACTTTGCCCGTCTGCGCCTGCTAGATCCCAACCGTTTCCATGATTATCAGTCGTTTATTGATGAACAGCAACAATATCGCCCGGTGGCAGATTCCGTCACGCTGCTGTTATCCGGTGAAACACTGAATAATGATCAACAAAATGCGATTGTCGAATTGATCAGTGAACAAGATATTGAACCACGGCTGAAAGCGGCAAACAGTCATCAAGGTGAAGAAAGCGAAAATGCCCGCCGTGAATTGATCACTATGCTGATGGATCGCCACGGCACCAGCCGATTGCTTTTCCGCAATACCCGTAGTGGCGTGAAAGGCTTCCCACACCGTGAATTACGTGAGATCAAGTTACCCTTGCCCGCGCAGTATCAAACGGCAATCAAGGTTTCTGAAATCATGGGAGCCAAAAAAACCGTAGAGGCGCGCGCCAAAGATATGCTCTATCCTGAGCGGATCTATCAGGAATTTGAAGGGGAAAACGCGACATGGTGGAATTTCGATCCCCGCGTAGAATGGCTGATGGGTTTCTTGATGGCAAACCGCGATGAGAAAGTGCTGGTGATCTGTGCCAAAGCAGAAACGGCACTGCAACTAGAGCAAGTGTTGCGTGAACGCGAAGGTATCCGCAGTGCAGTGTTCCACGAGGGGCTATCCCTGCTAGAACGTGACCGGGCGGCGGCTTACTTTGCGTCTGAAGAAGAAGGGGCACAGGTACTACTCTGTTCTGAAATTGGTTCAGAAGGGCGTAACTTCCAGTTTGCTAACCAACTGGTCATGTTTGATTTGCCATTCAACCCGGATTTGCTGGAACAGCGTATCGGCCGTCTGGATCGTATCGGTCAGAACCGCGATATCAACATCAGTGTGCCTTATCTGGAAAATACCGCGCAATCCATTCTCCTGCGCTGGTATCACGAAGGGTTGGATGCGTTTGAACATACGTGCCCAACTGGCCGCGCCATCTATGATAAATATTATGAAACCCTGCTGAATTTCCTTGCCAAACCCAATGTGCAAACCGGATTCAATGAATTTATCATCGAGTGTCGCGAGCATCATGAAAAGCTCAAACAGCAATTGGAACAAGGGCGTGACCGCCTGTTGGAAATGAATTCTAACGGGGGTGAACAAGGCCAGAAACTGGCTGAAAAGATTGCGGCACAGGATAATGATACGGATCTGGTGAATTTTTCCCTGAATTTGTTCGATATTATTGGTATCAATCAGGAAGATCGCTGCGACAATATTATTGCCCTGCATCCCTCCGATCATATGCTGGTGCCTGATTTCCCAGGGTTACCCAAAGATGGCTGTTCTATCACATTTGACCGCGAAAAAGCCCTATCCCGCGAAGATACTCAGTTCCTGAGCTGGGAACATCCGATCATCCGTAATGGGCTGGATTTGATACTGTCAGGGGATACCGGCAGTTGTGCCGTTTCTATTCTGAAAAACAAAGCATTACCCGTCGGTACTTTGTTGGTTGAACTGATTTATGTGGTGGAAGCTCAGGCACCGAAGCATCTGCAATTGACCCGTTTCTTACCACCAACGCCAGTGCGGCTGTTGCTGGATTTGAAAGGCACCAACCTGGCTCCGCAGGTCGAGTTTGAAAGTTTCAACCGCCAGCTCAATGCGATTAACCGTCACAATGCCAGCAAGCTGGTCAATGCGGTACAGAAAGAAGTGCATACTATTTTGCAGTTATCGGAATCACTGGTGGAAGAACAAGCAAGAGCGTTGATTGAAAAGGCGAAGAAAGAGGCTGATGATGTGCTGTCAGCTGAATTATCACGTCTGGAAGCGCTGAAAGCGGTTAACCCTAATATCCGTGATGATGAGTTAGCAGCGACTGAAGCCGAGCATAAGCATCTGCTACTTAATCTTGACCAGGCTAACTGGCGTCTGGATGCCATTCGTTTGGTGGTTGTTTCTCATCAATAA
- the hpaR gene encoding homoprotocatechuate degradation operon regulator HpaR has protein sequence MHQSLTVLLLQARETAMIYFRPALKQYRLTEQQWRIIRVLADKRSIDFNDLARNTCILRPSLTGILTRMEREKLIKRMKPMSDQRKLYITLDSEGVTRYEQVKELVEEGYQAMENAFTSEKMAQFLALLNEFNAIRPHLPEDLDEKSEP, from the coding sequence ATGCACCAATCTTTGACAGTTTTATTACTCCAGGCGAGAGAAACCGCCATGATTTATTTTCGGCCTGCCTTAAAGCAGTATCGATTGACAGAGCAGCAATGGCGAATTATTCGCGTACTTGCGGATAAACGTTCAATTGATTTTAATGATCTGGCGCGTAACACCTGTATTTTGCGGCCAAGTTTGACGGGGATCTTGACACGCATGGAGCGTGAGAAACTGATCAAACGTATGAAACCGATGAGTGATCAGCGTAAGCTGTATATTACCTTGGATTCAGAAGGGGTAACGCGTTATGAACAGGTAAAAGAGCTGGTAGAAGAAGGTTATCAGGCCATGGAGAATGCATTTACGTCAGAAAAAATGGCGCAATTTCTGGCGTTGTTAAATGAATTTAATGCTATCAGACCTCACCTTCCAGAAGATTTGGATGAAAAATCTGAGCCATAG